DNA sequence from the Malus domestica chromosome 11, GDT2T_hap1 genome:
TGATTTTAGGTCTTCCCATAGCCAAAATGGAAACCAAAAATCCTCTCTAAAATGCTAGTTTAAATGGCAGTCATGTTAGTGTTTCTTTGAAGCACCGTAttcttatatattttttggGATAGTTTAGTTGCGGTCTCTGGTCCCTAAATGTTATATATTCAAACCTTATGcattttagattttttattgaagtcccTCTCCTTCTACATAAATGacataataataaaagagatgCAATAATACCAATAAAGACTCAAccattttatcttatttttgcTTTCATTTACACTACCAATTTAATTGTTCAAAGTTGCTTATGGGTAATAATTGCTTATGGGTGCATTctagattataaaaaaaatgggatttttttttttataaaatgagtaCATTTATATGATAAAATTTGgctacattttacatataaaaaattggtacatttacataaaaacatgggtacattttatatagaaaacaatgggtacattttatattgaaaaaacaatggtacattttatattgaaaaaacaatggtacattttacattaaaaaattggtacattttacataaaaaatggtacttacaaaaaaaatagggatacattttatataacaaagtggtacatttgtaaaaaaaaaaaaaggtacattataaataaattatgggtaaaaataaaaggttaaaaaattatgagtacaaataaaggtttaaaaaataagggacaaaaagaaattaatatatgggtacaaattaaaatttaaaagaaaattggtacaatttaaactagaaatagaaatatatgataaaaagtttagccataaatataatatatcaactgtaacgtttctaacactaaatgaatatatttaaaataaaacttaGTTATCTTgacatgtaaatattttgtttttgaataatTAATGGCGTTTATTAAAACcgaaggaccttgatcaaaatttgaaaaggaataaggttttaattaaTGAAGTAGAAAAAATATGATGGAAACTTAATTTCTCCATATTTGTTTTCATTATAATTGGATGTCTTAATCATTTTGAATTTATCTATTTGTTCCGAAGAATATCCATGAGTGATGAGTTAATACATCTGCAACGTATATATGCTGGCAAATTGTAAATCATAACTATTCATTAGGTGGAAGCATATATATAATGTCCAATGTCTAATCTTGACTTACTTATAGGATCTAACCATATAACATGCATGCCATGCAAGATATAGTATCTAACGTATGATTTATAATTAATTCTTAAACATTTGTAATATAACTTCGTATAAATCATCTAACTTTCAAAAAATCCCCTGCATAAAAATAAAAGTCAGCCGCATGGGGTGGCTTAAAAGGAAGAAGATCAATGTACCTTGGGAGGAAGAAATTTTGGGATGGAAATAGCAGAGTCACCATTTTTCCGATTCTGAACTTGGCCCAAAACCTCGTGTACTTTCTCTTCTTGGTTCAGCATTCTTTGAAGCAAAGAAACCTATAAGAAACTTGTCAATGCAACTCTCTTATCATGGTCTAGAAGATGAATGATACGTTATATGACTACTAAACTTAGATTGTGAGAAAAGTTTAAGACTACTAAACTTAGATTAAGAGAAATTTAGTATCAAATTTGTCATCCACGAaagtaaaaatttaaaatttcttacttacaaatttttgttatacaaaattataagtttttcttcttttttttttttttttttttttttttttttttttttgaaaaggaaATTATAAGTTTTTCTTTAGTACTAGATACTACAACCTTTTTTCTAATTAAAATTGAAggttaaagaaaaataataggaGATAACCAATTAAAAACGGATCCCACACTCCACTTTTGTTTTATTGGTCCCACCACCGCTTAACCTTATTCTCTTTCTTCTCCGTTGCTGCAGCCCTACAGAGGCAAGGCCAACCAATTTTCTTGGCAGATCATACCACGCCAAACCCAGAAAATCAAATAGCATGCTTTCTAGAAGCCGCATAAGGGTTCAAAGTTCAAGCTTTCAATTTCCAAGTTACAAACCAAATAATTCCAACAAAAATAACCCACCAAACTAAATCAAACCCAACCAATCCCCAGATAAAACAGGTTACAACTAAATGCGAGCCCAGCTGATCGGTATGATTCGGTCTTAACTCTTAAGTGGTTCAAGATTATTGGTTGATAAAAATGGCGGTGCGGTGGTTTACCGGAATTAGTTAATATAATTATGGTGAAATGTAAGATTTTCATTGATGTAGAATGCTGGTACGGGATTACACTAAGGGGTATGGTTCTCATTTATTACTTCAAGGTTTTGGGGAACGAATTGAAACTGATTAGCAGTCATGAGTTTGCTATATCAGTACAGACTGGTGATGCTGGGTAaggaccactttttcaaaagttACACTTCAATAGTGACAGTTCAAACATTTTTGATTTCGTTTCCTTGACAAAGAGATGTCCTAAATTGGCCATGGGAATCCAATTGATATTAAGTTCATATTCTCTTTTAAAAATATGGCTCCCCAGCTGGAAGAACCAAAAGTTTGAAAGATAAACCATGAAAGCTTGACGAAATATAATGGTAAATAGTTATGGAGGCCTAAAAATGATAGCAAGTATTTAATCGAATTTGTATACATTTGTAACTCCTATCATGTGTGTAAACTAATAAAATATACTTGCTTTGAGCGCCAATATCTAAATTGGGAgatttttctatgtttttgAAATACGAGTCAGCACAAtacgtgttataatataagtagAGAGATGATAAATTTTTTAGTGTTCTTttacttgtattatgacacgtGTACCATTTATGTTTCGGGTGTAATAAAATCTCACTGCTAATCTAATAGTGCCAAATTGCTAGATACTCTTTGTTTAaacaactttaatcaaatattAATATTCAGAGATGGACTAGAATACCATCCTACGTACCTCTCTTTCAAGCTCCCTCCATCGTTGCCCCGAAAGTTTCTTGTTTCTCTGTATTTCCGAATTAACAAACTCTCATGCATAAgaaattgatcatgaaataGCTAGCGACAAAGAGTACTACTCTCAAGACTAACCAAAATAAATTGTAAAGATATTACAGATGGTATGTATTATGTAATTACATTTTTAACAGCATGATCAATAGCGTCATGGATTTATATGGAACTTACAATCTCCGATGGAGTGCGAACGGACAAGTTGCCGGGGCTCGCCATGAACAAAGCCTTTAACTTCAGCCAACTCCAGCGCCTACAAGAAGCAAAGTAAAGCCAAGAGGGTAAGATATTATTGGCAGTATTTTTGGTGAGGTTTTGGATATATTCAAAGTAGCGTTGGTGTGAGGACTTTATAAGGGTGGCTGCTACTGGTTGTTTCTGCTGTTGACGTTTGATTTGATGAATGGAAAGAACTTTGAGAGAAGATGGTGATGAGAGAGAGCTTTCAGgctgatgacgatgatgatgagGTTCATCATGTTGTGGGTGGGACATCATGCAGAGAAAATAAGAGGGGGTGGTGGTGGAGTGAGAGGTACGTGGGGAGTTTTTGGGGTTTGGCGTAGCTTGCAATTCTGGATTTGGGGTGGTTAGCGGTTATACCTTACAATTACAAAGATCTAAAGCTCTTGTATAATTATGGCAAATAGTAAACAcaatcatatgaatgaatgatCAATTACATGCTTTTACTTTCACCATATCTAGAAggaaaaaattcataaaatccGGAATATACGTACAAGTAAATGCTCTTATGTGAGACAATCTGTCAAGTTAAGTGAATAGATGTTTAAGTTGTCAAATTGTCAAATTGCAACCTCAATGGTCATATATTtttaggaactttaacgaaaagcaactggtactgttcactttaacgaaaaaccacatttttacactaaaaagtcaatcctagtactattcactttaccctttattttgtccttatcattaaaactcaaaagtttcaaactcttttcattagttttccttatattttttcttattatCAAAATATGTTATTCAGATTTTCATAGTTTGACATGTAGTCACTCAGGTTTAATCAAATAATTGTCCTCGTAATGATAAGGTTATCGGAAGATAGTCCttgtgataaaaaaatatattaagatTTAAACCCTCATGATGTAGtctatttacaaatttagtccaaaaacgATTTTTTCTGTTAATTGTCCGTTAAATGCAGAGGTAAATGAGGTAATAGATTCCCAAATTTCAAGACTTCCACGTCGCCGCAACCACCAGCACCATGTTAGCTGTCCACATTCTCCTCTTTCTATACATGGTGGTAAAGAGGGTCAATACCAAAAACAACCCGAACTTTCCTTCCCCCTCTTTAAAATGGACACCTCCAACAAACAAAAAGATTGTTCTCCAAATGCCGAGCTCAGACCTCAAGTCCTAAAGACCGTGGATTGTGGACCACGATCCCCAAGGCCGGAGCTCATattcaaattttcaaccaaCATATCGTTCCTCAATTTCATTCCTTGATTGCATTCCAATTCTAATTTCACCCcttcaaacaaaacacaactaAACAGTATCATACAAACATGCGTAggcaacataaatttaaaaaacgCAGAACCCTGTGGATACAGATCATAAAGATACAAGTGATATTGCACATCAAATGCGTAACTACAAACCTTCGGAGGAAGAGCTACACTGAATATATAAAATGCCACTGCTATCGAAGCCTACAGACTGGAAGAACTACCTAAAGGATATGCCACACTTACTCTTATCTACAGGTTGCCTCTATTTTAGTTCTTCTGCACGACTTCTCGATATCTTTAAAGACTCCAAGGATTTCCAATTATGTACAGAGGGAATGAATCGAAAGGATCAGAATGATTTCTCTACTTCTTTTGCAAGAGTACCATTAAAAAGAATGCAATCCCTCGAGTAACAATACCAGTGATGATGAGGAAGATTAAACTGCGGTTCCAATGATTGAGATCATATCCATTTTTCATTAGTGAACCACATCGTGTGATTAGCCACACTCCAGAGTAcctaaaattaaaagaaagaaagcaagaagcTCTAATGTCTGCTCGAAGGATGATGCACAATGATTTTGTAGAAATAACAGGTTATTCCAAACCTTTTGGCATTTGATATGACAAAAGCTTCCAAAGCCCACTTAGTGTAGCACAAATTAGCTATTCTTGAAACGAGTTTGTTCTCGTTGTAGTTTGCTACTAGAGTCAAAATGACTGGAAGAAGTACTGACCACTGCACGACAAAACATATGGCTTAAAACCGGAAAAAGAAAACACATGCAGATACATGAATACATTTGATTAATAGATCCTCAACGTGAAAAAAACATTCTTACCAGTTGGGCTGGCCCAGGTTCCAGGTATATGGACAGTGCATAAGCTATACCGGTTACGCAGTAAACCAGACAAATCAAAACAATGTAATTATCTATGATGGATGATCTTGGATTGTTGAAGAAATAGAACATAGAAAGATACACTAGAGGCTTCATGATTGTATTGAAATGATCAACTGTGTCCTTTGAAAGAAAGTACGCCAAACTACTCATGCCAGAAGAGCTCTCCCTCCAGTAATGCAATTTATCCAGTCCAAATGTTCTTAAAGCAGCAATCTTGCACAGGAGAGCTGAAATGCAAACAAAATTAGGAGGggtgagaagtaaaatatgtCTAGGTAAAAAGCTATGATTTCAGGACACGAGCATGAGTAGTGATTGGACATGAATGTGGGTGCCAACcacgtcaatttccaaaaataCATAACGCCATGCAAACAACTATAGGGTAATGTTCTTTTCACAAGCAATCCAGTGCTACAAGAATATTGCAGACTGTCAATTGAGAACATACATCCAAACAAGAATCCACTTGATCACTGATTCAGATCTATAGTTTAACTTCCTTCAAACAGTTTTCAGTTAACGTAAATAGAAATTTACCCTCATACACATTTGTTTGGTAAAAGCCCAgtaatttttttcctatcagTCATTAACAACTACCCCACCTTCCATAGCCATAGGCTGAAAAGCACTCACCATGAGACCACTTGTTAATACAATGAAAATTAGAAAAGAATATGGGAAATAGACATAAAAAGGTTGGCAAAGAGAGAGTCAGGTTTCCAGTGAGTATGAGAGGCCAAACTGGTGAGttactgttgaccctaaaaattacaaagcctacatgGCAATCAAGTCGAGTAACTGTTGAGCTAACTACATCCTTGTGAATGTGGGCGTGCCACCTTGTGACGGAGCTCGGTCGGGCAAGTAGAATAGATGTCATGGTGGTGTGGAGTGCATTGTTAACTTCTGCACTTAACTACGACTGAGGAAGGAACACCTATCGACCTAGGGTTCTAAAACCTAAAGACAAGGTTGCTAATTCATTGCAAAGATCAAGATTTTGCGTACCAAGTTCGGCTGCTTCAACTATATTCACAAGAATAAGTGCGCCGAATCGGTCTCAGACTGTAGGGGCAAAGACACTCAAAGGAAAGGAGTGTCTTTATAGTGagcgtggttcggccgtctaaATGCCGAACTATGAAGTGCACGAGAGTAATAGATCATAGAACACTTCAATTCACCGAGAAGCTAATGAAGTGACCTCTTTGGACGAAAAAATTAAGAACTCTTCTCTggccaagacttggatagataaccaaccaACAAGAAACGGTGTTGTTTACtagtccaaactgaagatgctcCTGAATCGCTTGATTCTACGGCCCCAATGTTGTTTAGTTATCCAAACTCAAGATGTCGCTAGTTGTCAACACAGTGCTGTTTACTtaccaaactgaagatgtgttgatgAGAGGGTTAGGATAGTATTTTTCTCAAGGTTATGAGAAAGGTTTCGCAAAGAGCAAGGGTTTTTGCGTAGAGCATTTTGAATTGTTTGTTGAGTTGAAGGGGCTTTTCACATTGCAAAACCTCTTCTGTTTATAAGGGTGAACTTCGTGATAAATAGGTTTGCCAAGGTAGAAGCCTGAGAGGACTACGCCTACTCCGCATTTACTTAGGATACTCTCTCTTTATCCCTTAATCCCTTCTTTAGCCAAACTCAATTCGGTCCAGTCTCGGCCTCTTTCTCTTGAACCAGGGTTCTGAACCTAGTCCCTTTATGCACTTGATTCATCCTCATCTGATCAAGCATACGTTCGAATCTTATCAGAACCTATCATGATCCTTAGCAATTTTAATTCACTTAAGACACGACCAAGCCACGCCTCAACCACATCTCAGCCTGATCCTTTAAAAGTCCTACTCTTATAGGGAGTCGGTCGAATCAGCACTATTTTGGGCTGAGAGCCAACTCGCCTGAGGAATCATTACTGGCCGAGAGTCATGGCCTTTCAATTCGGGTTATCCTATCTCGGCCCAAACCTATATTTCAGGGTTCAGGCCCAAACAGTTCAGGTATGTTGCTCTATTTTActcaaaaattaatttttactcAACAAACTACATACATGTAAATGGCATGGTCTAGTAACTTCTAATAAAGGCAAGTTTGATCATGAAAAAATCTGAGACCATAAAGTAAAATCACAGTTTAAGGAAGTGTGCAtaatcaagaaacaaaaagtagtTTACTTACACACTGATATGACTGTGTATGTATAACCAAGTGCACCAAAGGTTTCATCGCGCACTTTGGCAATTGTTCCTAAGCAGATTCCAGCTAGCAATAAAATCAGAAAATCTACAGCTTGTGTTCTAGCTTCTCGTAACCACTGCTTACAGGCCCTGTAAAATCCAGAAATACAAGAAGTCAAGTTGAACCATTCAAATCTATAATCTTAATGGAAGTTAGCAGTTGCAAATTTTGGGTAAAATAGACTCTGCTGGGGGTAACAGTCACACTCCAAGACAGTGGGCAAGCCTATGGATAATGGTTGATTGTCTAAGCCTTCACAGATAACCATGCTAATATCGTCTCAGCATCTTTATTCTTTTTCAGGTGTACTGGGAAAGTAAAAAATGATAAGTGCCATCCTTACTAGCATAATATGTATGTCCAACAGTGCAAAACATTATCCCCGCCCGCTCTTTTTCCACTTTACAGTTACAATCCCCAAGGTCTTAATGTTCCTTGCataataaaactcaacaaatttataCGACACTCATCATATTCATATGGTTAATATCTCATAGAGAAATAGGAATATTTTTTGCAACAAAATTACTAAAAATGGAATATCCACCTTCCGAGGAAATATTTATATTGCTGGAACACGCCAGGGTTAGTCCGCTCAGATAAGTCGTTTAATGTTataaaattatgttttaaagCGTCCTTCTTCACCTCAACATGACACTTGACATCCTTCCAAAAGTCTCTAGCAAAGGACTGTCCCTCAGATACAGCATTTGGAGTACTTCCTCCATGAGCTGAATTGTCACCTGCAGATGCAACCATCCCATCAACACTCTGAAGCATATCCATAGGAACTGGGTACCCATTATGAAGCATCCATCTAACAGGTAGTTGCTTATAGGTCACCCCTGTGGTTGTATTTGGTTTTACTATGCCTTCCAAAATATCAATGAAATAGTCTGGAGGGTTGACACGCTCAGGGACAGTAATCCCAAGACTACCAAAGTACTCTTCAATTTTCTTCACTGGTCCATGATACACTGTAAGTCCCCCTTTAGCCAGAAGGATCAAATCATCAAACATCTTGAACAAGGTATAGCTGAAGCACCCAAAATAGACAATTAGGAAAACGAACTACTTAAAAATGACTTCCAACGAATTTTAAATATTACTTTTCCTTCAAAGGTCCACAGAGTTTGGTACCCCAATTCCCAAGACGTGTTTTATGTATGCTCATTGTTTTACAAAGATTTGTAGTAAATGTTATGGGTTTTCACTTTCCTTCTCTGAGGATTCAATCTCATCCTAAGCATTTAGGAGTACAAATTgtagattaaaaaaatttaatataaaagtaAAAGCTAGCATACAAATAAAGTGTGTCCCGCAACCTTTAGCCAATTGTCTTTTCTACCTACCAAAGAAATAACCTTgaaaagaaatcaaattttaataaaatgatTTCCGAATCAATATCTATCTGAGTGTGATACAAAATGTAGGGACACATTGTGAATTGTTCATGTGAAAGAGAGGCTTTGTGTTCTAGGATATATCTGAAGTATTTAGAATGCTCTGAAGGATTTAAAAGCCCACAAAGAAAAACCATGCAAATGTTAAAATAAACAAGTTACCTCACAATGTGCATTCTTGTACTTACGAAAAGTTAAATTACCTAGGTTGGTGGACAACCATGCAAATGTTAACTCCTTCAAGAGCCTCACGTCGAAGAGCTTTCAGTAATAAAATAGAAGACGAACTATCCAAACCAGATGTGGGTTCATCTAAAATTAGAAGTGATGGTTCCATGACCATTTCCAGCCCAACATTTACTCGCTTTCTTTGACCTCCAGAGATTCCTCGCTTCTCCACCGTTCCAACCAGGGAATCCCGCACAGCCTGCAGACCCAAAGATTCAATAACCCTTTCAACGACTAAGACCTTCTCTGGTTTAGGCAGTTCAGCAGAAAGTCTACAATAACCAAAAATCCAGAAGAAAAGGATAGTAGAAGAACTAATGTCAGTACCAGTAAAAGAATGTGATCAAGGAggtaagaaaagaaacaaaattacgACAGAAAAGAGCAGAACAGTCCAAAACCGATCACAGTGTCATTGATATTGCCTATTAAGTGGCTCTACAAGCCTAAGTTCTATAGAATTGTGATCATATTTCGAATATGCAGAAAGATTGCATGAATCAACAGAGATGCAGGTTTCACAAATTTTATGAGAAATGCAGGCTCTGAAATTCAGAAAATACAGACTATCCAGAGACCAGGGAAAGCAGAAGAACAATGTcaagtaagaacatttcttGGTTGATTCCAAAAATAGCAGACATGGTACATACACGAAATTCAAACAAGAAATGAAAaatatgtataaaaaataacatttagAAGCTTAAAAGCTTTACTGTTTCATTTTTAGAATCCACATCTTTCGAGCTAGTAGTTGACTCAACATCAATATTTGGTAGGACGTGAACGTGTATTCACAAATTCACAGAACAATTATGAATCATATAAATGTCACTTTCTTTTTTGACGGACCACTCCTAGAACACCAAGTGCGACTTCCAAGATTATTAGAGTTCTATTATCTCGTAAAGCAAATGGACCTAAAGAAAGGAATCAAGAATTTGTTACTTCCagagattgaagtcatgaaTCTTAGGGCTTAATgaagtaattaaaaaccaaaccaaaccactaGATTCCAACACATGTACATGCTAGTCAGTAATATATTTTCACAAGAACATTTTGGAAGCATTGCACTTTAAATGTCAATGTTAGAAAACCACCCTGCATCATCAGATTAACAAATAAGAGGTGACAAGGAATGGGACATTCCAAACCCAAAGACCTCTTGCAACCAATTAGAAAACCATCGGACCCAAAGTTTAAGCTGTTAGAGAATGAGCCAACCACGTATACAAAACTACCAGCAACTATGCAAAGTAGTTGCATACCTGCATCTTGCACTAAACCAGAGATTCTCTTCAACTGTCAAATTTCCATGCACAATATCATCTTGTGGCACAAAGCCAATGATTTTCTTGTAACAGTGGATAGCTTCCATCTTTCCATTTACAAGTATCATACCACTCACTGTGCACCCCCTCACTTTTCCAACCAAGGCAGAAAGAAATGTTGTTTTTCCAGCCCCAGATGGACCCATGACAGCTGAAACCCGGCCAGGCGATATTTTCCCAGTCACACACCTCAATAGATGTTTGTTTTTCCCTTTCAACGTGAGAGTTAGATCTTTAAAAACAACCTCAATTGGAGGTCTCTTCCTGTTTTCAAGAACACCAGCCATTTGTATGACCCCGGAGAAGGTTAAGTTCGCATTCTGCTCCTGTAATGCCTTTTCCTTCTCAATTTGACCATATGCATACTTGAAAATTTGACTCTGAGTATGCAACTGCTTACCTTTCGGTGCTTTTGGTGC
Encoded proteins:
- the LOC103447909 gene encoding ABC transporter G family member 28 isoform X6 — its product is MCLPEPSSVNLVVRVSSALEVLLACSLAQRVLTAHLQNSIMDLGYVSQIFHRYSYHLPPGKQNHTCGGAAQWADVVSSREVFCTGGSYCPSTIRKIPCSSGHFCRQGSTTEEDCFRMATCKSHSENQNITAYGIMIFVSGLTHSFKIKMANAGLIFIFLVLYNFSDQVLATREKRQAKSRERAVESVRENAQAREKWKSAKDIAKKHAVGLSTQFSRTFSRRKSTKSDPLKGFGQAKPGSDAALPSMPTGIGEQSAGTSKGKEKEKRNLTQMINAIEEDPNSHEGFNLEIGDKNIKKEAPKAPKGKQLHTQSQIFKYAYGQIEKEKALQEQNANLTFSGVIQMAGVLENRKRPPIEVVFKDLTLTLKGKNKHLLRCVTGKISPGRVSAVMGPSGAGKTTFLSALVGKVRGCTVSGMILVNGKMEAIHCYKKIIGFVPQDDIVHGNLTVEENLWFSARCRLSAELPKPEKVLVVERVIESLGLQAVRDSLVGTVEKRGISGGQRKRVNVGLEMVMEPSLLILDEPTSGLDSSSSILLLKALRREALEGVNICMVVHQPSYTLFKMFDDLILLAKGGLTVYHGPVKKIEEYFGSLGITVPERVNPPDYFIDILEGIVKPNTTTGVTYKQLPVRWMLHNGYPVPMDMLQSVDGMVASAGDNSAHGGSTPNAVSEGQSFARDFWKDVKCHVEVKKDALKHNFITLNDLSERTNPGVFQQYKYFLGRACKQWLREARTQAVDFLILLLAGICLGTIAKVRDETFGALGYTYTVISVSLLCKIAALRTFGLDKLHYWRESSSGMSSLAYFLSKDTVDHFNTIMKPLVYLSMFYFFNNPRSSIIDNYIVLICLVYCVTGIAYALSIYLEPGPAQLWSVLLPVILTLVANYNENKLVSRIANLCYTKWALEAFVISNAKRYSGVWLITRCGSLMKNGYDLNHWNRSLIFLIITGIVTRGIAFFLMVLLQKK